One genomic region from Streptomyces sp. NBC_00457 encodes:
- a CDS encoding glycosyltransferase: MSRTPRALVYGDVDLNLIDGSAVWAQSTVEALSAAGCATRLVLKAPVRTGRLIDPIAGLPGVAVVRPHEDRLLPAADDRPLSPAQASRVLALLDQDDPCDLLVLRGRRLVTRVVADGHFDGRIWAYLTDIPQSPAEMTEQVREDLTRIAEASARLLCQTEELRCFLETWVPEACGRSLLSPPAVPDPGFTVPEHDRPHDPFRLVYTGKFAPHWNTLPMTRLPALLAERGIQAELHTVGDKIHHDPARPDFRAAMARALDGGTPGVTHHGGQPREEAMRIAADCDLGLGWRDTALDASLELSTKVLEFGALALPVVLNRTPAHEALLGEDYPLFVPGRAELPDAVDAVARAVREPESRLLAADRCRQAARRYTLRGAAERWRTHLDRAFPSMPAAVARRSRPLRIGVAGHDLKFLTRLLDHFRALPGLEVRLDSWPALARHDPAASRELADWADVMVVEWCGPAAVWFSRHKRRGSRLIVRLHRFELDAGWPRQVDIDAVDRVVCVSPYYARRTREVTGWPESKITVIPNWVDTDQLDRPKTPGAHFRLGMIGIAPSRKRLDLGIDVLEKLRAHDRRWHLSVKSKPPWEYWWIWNKPEEREHYDAVLRRIQTAPLLEGAVVFDTFGPDVANWLRRVGHVLSTSDDESFHLSPAEGMASGAVPALLPWPGADEIYDRRWIHESPEAMAEAIAALGEPEPWRFAGELARTQVRQAFSLERVARSWTDLLVSG, translated from the coding sequence ATGAGCCGCACGCCACGTGCCCTCGTCTACGGCGATGTGGACCTCAACCTCATCGACGGCTCCGCGGTGTGGGCCCAGTCGACGGTGGAAGCGCTCTCGGCGGCGGGCTGCGCGACCCGCCTGGTCCTCAAGGCCCCCGTGCGAACGGGCCGGTTGATCGACCCGATCGCCGGGCTGCCCGGGGTCGCGGTGGTCCGCCCGCACGAGGACCGGCTGCTGCCCGCCGCGGACGACCGCCCCCTGTCGCCGGCGCAGGCTTCGCGGGTGCTCGCCCTGCTCGACCAGGACGACCCCTGCGATCTGCTGGTACTACGCGGCCGTCGGCTGGTCACGCGCGTGGTCGCCGACGGGCACTTCGACGGGCGGATCTGGGCCTACCTCACCGACATCCCGCAGTCGCCCGCCGAGATGACGGAGCAGGTCCGGGAAGATCTCACCCGCATCGCCGAAGCGTCCGCGCGACTCCTGTGCCAGACCGAGGAGTTGCGCTGCTTCCTGGAGACCTGGGTGCCCGAGGCCTGCGGTCGCTCTCTGCTCAGCCCGCCGGCCGTGCCCGACCCCGGCTTCACCGTGCCCGAACACGACCGCCCGCACGACCCCTTCCGCCTCGTCTACACGGGCAAGTTCGCGCCCCACTGGAACACCCTTCCCATGACCCGGCTGCCGGCGCTGCTCGCGGAGCGGGGCATCCAGGCCGAACTGCACACCGTCGGCGACAAGATCCACCACGACCCCGCCCGTCCGGACTTCCGGGCGGCCATGGCACGGGCCCTGGACGGCGGCACTCCCGGCGTCACGCACCACGGCGGGCAGCCGCGTGAGGAGGCCATGCGCATCGCCGCCGACTGCGACCTGGGCCTGGGCTGGCGCGACACCGCCCTCGACGCCAGTCTCGAACTGTCCACCAAGGTCCTGGAGTTCGGCGCGCTCGCGCTGCCCGTCGTCCTCAACCGCACGCCCGCCCACGAAGCACTGCTCGGCGAGGACTACCCGCTCTTCGTGCCCGGACGCGCCGAACTCCCGGACGCGGTCGACGCCGTCGCCCGTGCCGTGCGCGAGCCCGAGTCCCGGCTGCTGGCGGCCGACCGGTGCCGTCAGGCCGCCCGCCGGTACACGCTGCGGGGCGCGGCGGAGCGCTGGCGTACCCACCTCGACCGGGCCTTTCCGTCCATGCCGGCCGCCGTCGCCCGCCGGTCGCGACCGCTGCGGATCGGGGTCGCGGGCCACGACCTGAAGTTCCTCACCCGGCTCCTCGACCACTTCCGTGCCCTGCCCGGCCTGGAGGTACGGCTGGACAGCTGGCCCGCACTGGCCCGCCACGACCCGGCGGCCAGCCGGGAACTCGCCGACTGGGCCGATGTGATGGTCGTCGAATGGTGCGGTCCGGCCGCCGTCTGGTTCAGCCGCCACAAGCGGCGCGGCAGCCGGCTCATCGTCCGGCTGCACCGGTTCGAGCTGGACGCCGGCTGGCCGCGGCAGGTCGACATCGACGCGGTCGACCGGGTGGTGTGCGTCAGTCCGTACTACGCCCGCCGCACGCGGGAGGTCACCGGCTGGCCCGAGTCCAAGATCACCGTCATCCCGAACTGGGTCGACACCGACCAGCTGGACCGGCCCAAGACGCCCGGAGCGCACTTCCGGCTCGGCATGATCGGCATCGCGCCCAGCCGCAAACGCCTCGATCTCGGCATCGACGTCCTGGAGAAGCTGCGGGCCCATGATCGGCGCTGGCATCTGTCGGTCAAGTCCAAGCCGCCGTGGGAGTACTGGTGGATCTGGAACAAGCCCGAGGAACGCGAGCACTACGACGCCGTACTGCGCCGGATCCAGACCGCGCCGCTGCTCGAAGGGGCCGTCGTCTTCGACACGTTCGGGCCGGACGTGGCCAACTGGCTCCGGCGCGTCGGGCATGTGCTGTCCACCAGCGACGACGAGAGCTTCCACCTCTCTCCTGCCGAGGGCATGGCCTCCGGCGCCGTACCCGCGCTGCTGCCGTGGCCGGGCGCGGACGAGATCTACGACCGGCGCTGGATCCACGAGAGCCCGGAGGCGATGGCGGAGGCGATCGCCGCGCTCGGGGAACCGGAGCCCTGGCGGTTCGCCGGGGAGCTGGCCCGCACCCAGGTACGGCAGGCGTTCTCGCTGGAGCGGGTGGCGCGGTCCTGGACCGACCTGCTGGTGAGCGGGTGA
- a CDS encoding cytochrome P450 family protein, giving the protein MTVTDRIALDPFGADIPAESARLRALGPIVPVELPGGIPAWAPTRYDTLKELILDPRVSKDPRLHWKLWPEIGEHPSWGWVLGWVGVVNMLSTYGADHARLRKLVSPSFTHRRTEAMRPRVEAITAELLDGLAQAGADGSAVDLKAGLAHPLPMRMICELFGVPEELRDATGTMIAALMDTSDPSPEHAAFVQRQIGTVLPALIAHRTAHPGDDLTTELIRVRDEDGDRLSDEELLYTLLLVIGAGFETTVNLIGNAVVALLTHPEQLAAVRSGKLGWEAVVEETLRVHPSIASLPLRFAVTDLTVGDVTIPAGDAIVTTYAAAGLDPAHYGHDADAFDAGRGADDHLAFGIGVHRCIGAPLARMEALTALPAVFARFPGLELAVDEGALRQVPSFIAFGWQEIPVRLGG; this is encoded by the coding sequence GTGACCGTCACCGACCGCATCGCTCTCGACCCGTTCGGCGCCGACATCCCCGCCGAGAGCGCCCGGTTGCGCGCCCTCGGCCCGATCGTCCCCGTGGAGCTGCCGGGCGGCATCCCGGCTTGGGCGCCCACCCGCTACGACACGCTCAAGGAACTGATCCTCGACCCGCGGGTCAGCAAGGATCCCCGGCTGCACTGGAAGCTGTGGCCGGAGATCGGCGAACACCCCTCCTGGGGCTGGGTCCTGGGCTGGGTGGGCGTGGTCAACATGCTCTCGACGTATGGTGCCGACCACGCGCGCTTACGCAAGCTGGTCTCGCCGAGCTTCACGCACCGGCGCACCGAGGCGATGCGCCCGCGGGTGGAGGCGATCACGGCGGAGCTGCTCGACGGCCTCGCTCAGGCGGGCGCGGACGGTTCCGCGGTCGACCTCAAGGCGGGGCTGGCGCATCCGCTGCCCATGCGGATGATCTGCGAACTGTTCGGTGTCCCTGAGGAGTTGAGGGACGCCACCGGCACCATGATCGCGGCCCTCATGGACACCTCCGACCCGAGCCCGGAACACGCCGCGTTCGTTCAGCGGCAGATCGGCACCGTGCTGCCCGCGCTGATCGCCCACCGCACCGCACACCCGGGGGACGATCTCACCACCGAGCTGATCCGGGTGCGGGACGAGGACGGCGACCGGCTCAGCGACGAAGAGCTGCTCTACACGCTGCTGCTGGTCATCGGCGCCGGCTTCGAGACGACCGTCAACCTCATCGGCAACGCGGTCGTCGCCCTGCTGACGCACCCCGAGCAGCTGGCCGCCGTACGGTCCGGGAAGCTCGGCTGGGAGGCGGTCGTCGAGGAGACACTGCGGGTCCACCCGTCCATCGCCTCGCTGCCGTTGCGGTTCGCCGTCACGGACCTGACCGTCGGCGACGTCACCATCCCCGCCGGGGACGCCATCGTCACGACGTACGCCGCCGCGGGGCTCGATCCCGCGCACTACGGTCACGACGCCGACGCCTTCGACGCCGGGCGCGGAGCCGACGACCATCTGGCCTTCGGGATCGGGGTGCACCGGTGCATCGGAGCGCCCCTCGCCCGTATGGAGGCCCTCACCGCCCTGCCCGCGGTCTTCGCCCGCTTCCCCGGGCTGGAACTGGCCGTGGACGAGGGCGCGTTGCGGCAGGTGCCGTCCTTCATCGCGTTCGGCTGGCAGGAGATTCCGGTACGGCTGGGAGGCTGA
- the wecB gene encoding non-hydrolyzing UDP-N-acetylglucosamine 2-epimerase, producing MTGRVLHVVGARPNFVKAAPVVAALRSAGCEQVLVHTGQHYDERLSDVFFRQLGLPAPDTDLGVGSGSHARQTAELLVALEPELTARAPALVLVYGDVNSTLAGALAAAKLGIPVAHVEAGLRSFDMTMPEEVNRRLVDQLADLLFVTSPEAIGHLTREGVDVDRVHLVGNPMIDTLLTHLDLFDPAAARTANDLPDRYGVVTLHRPSNVDDPEAARAAALVLTEAARHLDLAVPLHPRGRRALEAAGLCGAPGVHVLEPLGYVEFMSLVRGAAVVITDSGGVQEETTILGVPCLTLRTTTERPVTVTDGTNRLVGHAELIPALRKALDGEQTARGEGPPLWDGKAGARIARIVTRWLDHHD from the coding sequence ATGACCGGCCGCGTACTCCATGTCGTCGGCGCCCGGCCCAATTTCGTCAAGGCGGCGCCGGTGGTCGCCGCCCTGCGCTCGGCCGGATGCGAGCAGGTGCTCGTCCACACCGGGCAGCACTACGACGAACGCCTGTCGGACGTCTTCTTCCGGCAGCTGGGCCTGCCCGCACCGGACACCGACCTCGGCGTCGGCTCCGGCAGCCACGCCCGGCAGACCGCCGAGCTCCTGGTGGCGCTGGAGCCCGAACTGACCGCACGCGCACCCGCCCTCGTCCTGGTCTACGGCGACGTGAACTCCACCCTGGCCGGTGCCCTCGCCGCCGCAAAACTCGGCATACCGGTCGCCCATGTGGAGGCGGGCCTGCGCAGCTTCGACATGACGATGCCGGAGGAGGTCAACCGACGCCTGGTGGACCAGCTGGCCGACCTGCTGTTCGTCACCAGCCCGGAGGCCATCGGCCATCTCACCCGCGAGGGAGTGGACGTGGACCGCGTCCACCTCGTCGGCAACCCGATGATCGACACCCTGCTCACCCATCTGGACCTGTTCGACCCGGCCGCCGCGCGTACCGCTAACGACCTCCCCGACCGCTACGGCGTGGTCACGCTGCACCGCCCTTCGAACGTCGACGACCCCGAAGCGGCCCGGGCCGCCGCCCTCGTCCTGACCGAGGCGGCCCGCCACCTCGACCTCGCCGTGCCCCTGCATCCGCGCGGCCGGCGGGCGCTGGAGGCAGCGGGCCTCTGCGGCGCTCCCGGCGTGCACGTGCTCGAACCACTGGGATACGTCGAGTTCATGAGCCTGGTGAGGGGAGCCGCCGTGGTGATCACCGACTCCGGCGGCGTTCAGGAGGAGACCACCATCCTGGGCGTACCGTGCCTGACCCTGCGCACCACCACCGAGCGCCCGGTCACCGTCACCGACGGCACCAACCGCCTCGTCGGGCACGCCGAGTTGATTCCCGCGCTGCGCAAGGCGCTGGACGGCGAGCAGACGGCGCGCGGAGAGGGCCCACCGCTGTGGGACGGCAAGGCGGGCGCCCGGATCGCCCGGATCGTCACCAGGTGGCTGGATCACCATGACTGA
- a CDS encoding cytochrome P450, with protein MTTYPPAQQAFSLSTPVRLWEDGFALDPYGYYDALRAQGPVGWAELAPGVPAYVVTDRRAALELLHDTDTFSHDPRPWEATVADDSPVLGMMRWRPNSLFADGAAHLRYRTTLIDTFDGIEPHDLRARVHRAVHVLVSRFGPRGEADLVGEFARPLMALVFNSLFGLPDSHSDRLDAALGRMMEGGAEAAQGEAEFGGYIMELIAAKTEQRGDDLPSRLLDHPAGLTPEEVTWQVFLTLGAGHEPTANLVSNALSRILGNPLYYSTLTSGSRPVMDAVVEVLHHETPLANYGIHYARRAVTFHGAWIRAAVPVVISYGALAHFAERERTDDRHPQDASHLSWSAGPHACPVKQHTLLIATEAIERLTQWLPDLRPVLPRERLSWRPGPFHRSLTSLPVRFSRRSPDQPGDPS; from the coding sequence GTGACCACCTATCCCCCCGCCCAGCAGGCCTTCTCCCTCTCCACCCCGGTACGGCTGTGGGAGGACGGTTTCGCGCTGGATCCGTACGGCTACTACGACGCCCTGCGCGCCCAGGGCCCGGTCGGCTGGGCCGAACTCGCCCCGGGTGTACCGGCGTACGTCGTCACCGACCGGCGGGCCGCGCTGGAGCTGCTGCACGACACGGACACGTTCTCGCACGATCCGCGGCCGTGGGAGGCCACCGTCGCCGACGACTCGCCGGTGCTCGGCATGATGCGCTGGCGGCCCAACTCCCTGTTCGCGGACGGGGCGGCCCATCTCCGCTACCGCACCACGCTGATCGACACCTTCGACGGCATCGAACCGCACGACCTGCGCGCCCGTGTCCACAGGGCCGTGCATGTGCTGGTGAGCCGGTTCGGGCCGCGGGGCGAGGCGGATCTGGTCGGCGAGTTCGCGCGGCCGTTGATGGCGCTGGTGTTCAACAGCCTGTTCGGACTGCCGGACAGCCACAGCGACCGGCTCGACGCGGCGCTGGGCCGGATGATGGAGGGCGGCGCGGAAGCGGCGCAGGGCGAGGCGGAGTTCGGCGGCTACATCATGGAGCTGATCGCCGCCAAGACCGAGCAGCGCGGCGACGACCTGCCGAGCAGGCTCCTCGACCATCCGGCCGGGCTCACTCCGGAGGAGGTCACCTGGCAGGTGTTCCTCACCCTCGGCGCCGGACACGAACCGACGGCGAACCTGGTGTCCAACGCGCTGTCCCGGATCCTCGGCAACCCGCTCTACTACTCGACGCTGACCAGCGGTTCCCGCCCCGTGATGGACGCGGTGGTGGAGGTGCTGCACCACGAGACGCCCCTGGCCAACTACGGCATCCACTACGCCCGCAGGGCCGTGACCTTCCACGGGGCGTGGATCAGGGCCGCGGTTCCGGTGGTGATCTCGTACGGGGCGCTCGCGCACTTCGCCGAGCGGGAGCGCACCGACGACCGGCACCCCCAGGACGCCTCGCATCTGTCCTGGTCGGCGGGCCCGCACGCCTGCCCGGTCAAGCAGCACACGCTGCTCATCGCCACCGAGGCGATCGAACGGCTCACCCAGTGGCTGCCCGATCTGCGGCCGGTCCTGCCACGCGAACGACTGAGCTGGCGCCCGGGACCCTTCCACCGCTCGCTGACCTCGCTGCCCGTCCGGTTCAGCCGCCGCTCCCCCGACCAGCCAGGAGATCCGTCGTGA
- a CDS encoding glycosyltransferase family 4 protein — protein MRILVVTVVHHPEDARILHREITALRERGHEIVYAAPFTARSVAPRPYVEGVDLPRAAGRSRRAALRAARVLLAERGPEVDLVLLHDPELLLALPRTLRRWQRTGRSPVTVWDVHEDTAAALAMKAWVPGPLRPPLRLAVRAAERLAERRLRLLLAEDAYQARFRRSHPVVPNLAVVPTVVPAPPGDDRVVYLGHLSRARGALDLIETARLLGPSFRIEVIGAADPDVRDELAEADRDGVLRWHGFLPNDHALALLSGATAGLSLLHDQPNYRHSRPTKVVEYMAHGVPVVTTPTPLAAELVRGHGCGLVVPYEDPAAAAAAIRRLSGDAELRLRAARRGRDAALTDLNWPARAGEFVEWLEKWVAESAGSRGGRLSLPAVPESPASRTR, from the coding sequence ATGCGGATACTCGTCGTCACCGTCGTGCACCACCCCGAGGACGCCCGCATCCTGCACCGGGAGATAACGGCCCTGAGGGAGCGCGGCCACGAGATCGTCTACGCGGCCCCCTTCACCGCCCGATCGGTGGCGCCGCGGCCGTACGTCGAGGGGGTGGACCTGCCGCGAGCTGCGGGCCGCAGCCGCCGTGCGGCACTGCGGGCGGCCCGCGTCCTGCTCGCCGAACGCGGGCCCGAAGTGGATCTGGTGCTGCTGCACGACCCCGAACTGCTGCTGGCCCTCCCCCGCACCCTGCGTCGGTGGCAGCGCACCGGCCGGTCCCCGGTGACGGTGTGGGACGTGCACGAGGACACGGCTGCGGCACTGGCCATGAAGGCTTGGGTGCCGGGACCGTTGCGCCCACCCCTGCGCCTCGCGGTGCGCGCGGCGGAACGCCTCGCGGAGCGCCGACTGCGCCTGCTGCTCGCCGAGGACGCCTACCAGGCACGCTTTCGCCGCTCCCACCCGGTCGTGCCGAACCTCGCCGTCGTTCCGACCGTCGTGCCGGCTCCGCCCGGCGACGACCGGGTCGTCTACCTGGGGCATCTGTCACGGGCCCGCGGCGCGCTGGACCTGATCGAGACGGCCCGACTGCTCGGCCCGTCGTTCCGGATCGAGGTGATCGGCGCGGCGGATCCCGACGTACGCGACGAGCTCGCCGAAGCCGACCGCGACGGCGTCCTGCGCTGGCACGGCTTCCTGCCCAACGACCACGCCCTCGCCCTGCTGTCCGGCGCCACGGCCGGCCTCTCCCTCCTGCACGACCAGCCCAACTACCGCCACTCACGCCCCACCAAGGTCGTCGAGTACATGGCGCACGGCGTCCCCGTCGTCACCACGCCGACCCCGCTCGCCGCCGAACTCGTCCGGGGCCACGGCTGCGGCCTCGTCGTCCCCTACGAGGACCCGGCAGCGGCCGCGGCCGCGATACGGCGCCTGAGCGGCGATGCCGAACTGCGGCTGCGCGCCGCGCGGCGGGGGCGCGACGCGGCCCTCACTGACCTCAACTGGCCAGCGCGCGCAGGTGAGTTCGTCGAGTGGCTGGAGAAGTGGGTGGCGGAGTCGGCAGGGTCCCGGGGCGGCCGGCTCAGCCTCCCAGCCGTACCGGAATCTCCTGCCAGCCGAACGCGATGA
- a CDS encoding class I SAM-dependent methyltransferase → MTDRAATRTAERAHDYWDSRHREHDDLTSGGHIGLDHAGNEIFYARRLGTLLTLIGDLASQRAPLFVLDAGCGKGHFARALARCGHRVDAFDLSEEAVTHARADGGGPRYAVSSLADWRSPWPYDVVLCVDVLFHVLDDTEWSAGLRNLASLVRLTGRLIVTDEDIGERRPRGDYIVHRPTAAYRAELEPLGLRHTLFEPYDFRENEVGFHVFTRTR, encoded by the coding sequence ATGACTGACCGCGCAGCCACCCGGACGGCGGAACGCGCCCACGATTACTGGGACTCCCGCCACCGCGAGCACGACGACCTCACCTCCGGCGGTCACATCGGCCTCGATCACGCCGGCAACGAGATCTTCTACGCGCGGCGGCTCGGCACCCTCCTCACCCTGATCGGCGACCTGGCCAGCCAGCGGGCACCGCTGTTCGTCCTCGACGCAGGGTGCGGCAAAGGGCACTTCGCCCGCGCACTGGCCCGCTGCGGCCACCGCGTCGACGCCTTCGACCTGAGCGAGGAGGCCGTGACCCACGCCCGCGCCGACGGCGGCGGCCCACGGTACGCGGTGTCCTCGCTCGCCGACTGGCGCAGTCCCTGGCCGTACGACGTCGTGCTCTGCGTCGACGTGCTCTTCCACGTCCTCGACGACACCGAGTGGTCCGCCGGACTGCGCAACCTCGCCTCCCTGGTCCGCCTCACCGGCCGGCTGATCGTCACCGACGAGGACATCGGGGAGCGCAGACCGCGCGGTGACTACATCGTGCACCGCCCGACGGCCGCGTACCGCGCGGAGCTCGAACCCCTCGGCCTGCGGCACACCCTGTTCGAGCCGTACGACTTCCGCGAGAACGAGGTCGGCTTCCACGTCTTCACAAGGACCCGATGA
- a CDS encoding nucleotide sugar dehydrogenase → MQVDETEPLAEVSQPLGDEEETDDVELAVLGLGYVGLPLAREAASVGLRVVGLDRNAEVVTALNAGRSHVDDVSDEDVRRMRAAGFTAYTDDRCLARAQNVVICVPTPLGQDGGPDLSAVTDATRTIAGRLRRGQLVVLESTTYPGTTEEIVRPLLEESGLRVGEDFALAFSPERIDPGNSAHQLRDTPKVVGGCTPSCAARAVAFYGKLVDTVVQAKGTREAELAKLIENTYRHVNIALVNELTIISHELHVDVWDAIRCAATKPFGFQAFRPGAGVGGHCIPIDPNYLSYKVRSALGYEFRFVELAQEINRRMPEYVVRRAQDLLNSVGKPLHGSRVLLMGVTYKPDVADQRESPAVPVARLLREREAEIAFHDPHVPEWSVDGVAVPRVDDAIEAARDHDLTILLQDHSAYDLPALADEARLLFDTRGRIFRPGIEEL, encoded by the coding sequence ATGCAGGTCGACGAGACCGAACCGCTCGCAGAGGTGAGCCAACCGCTCGGGGACGAAGAGGAGACCGACGACGTCGAACTCGCGGTACTCGGGCTCGGCTACGTCGGGCTGCCCCTCGCCCGGGAGGCCGCCTCGGTCGGCCTGAGAGTCGTGGGGCTCGACCGGAACGCCGAGGTCGTCACCGCGCTCAACGCCGGGCGCTCGCACGTCGACGACGTGTCCGACGAGGACGTCCGCCGCATGCGGGCGGCAGGATTCACGGCGTACACGGACGACCGCTGTCTCGCCCGCGCACAGAACGTGGTCATCTGCGTGCCGACTCCGCTGGGCCAGGACGGGGGCCCCGATCTGAGCGCGGTGACCGACGCCACCCGGACGATCGCCGGCCGGCTGCGGCGCGGGCAGCTCGTCGTCCTGGAGTCGACCACCTACCCCGGCACCACCGAGGAGATCGTCCGCCCGCTGCTGGAGGAGTCCGGGCTGCGCGTCGGCGAGGACTTCGCCCTGGCGTTCTCACCAGAGCGCATCGATCCCGGCAACTCCGCGCACCAACTGCGCGACACCCCCAAGGTCGTCGGCGGCTGCACCCCGTCCTGCGCGGCACGCGCCGTCGCCTTCTACGGCAAGCTCGTCGACACCGTCGTCCAGGCAAAGGGCACCCGCGAGGCCGAACTGGCCAAGCTCATCGAGAACACGTACCGGCACGTCAACATCGCCCTGGTCAACGAACTGACCATCATCAGCCACGAGTTGCATGTCGACGTCTGGGACGCCATCCGCTGCGCCGCCACCAAGCCGTTCGGCTTCCAGGCCTTCAGACCCGGCGCCGGAGTGGGCGGCCACTGCATTCCCATCGACCCCAACTACCTGTCGTACAAGGTGCGTTCCGCGCTCGGCTACGAGTTCCGCTTCGTCGAGCTCGCCCAGGAGATCAACCGCCGGATGCCGGAGTACGTCGTGCGCCGCGCCCAGGACCTCCTCAACAGCGTCGGCAAGCCGCTGCACGGCTCTCGGGTGCTGCTCATGGGTGTCACCTACAAACCCGACGTGGCCGACCAACGCGAGTCGCCCGCGGTGCCGGTGGCCAGGCTGCTGCGGGAACGGGAGGCGGAGATCGCCTTCCACGACCCCCACGTGCCCGAGTGGTCCGTCGACGGCGTGGCCGTCCCCCGTGTCGACGACGCCATCGAGGCCGCGCGGGACCACGACCTGACGATCCTGCTGCAGGACCACTCGGCCTACGACCTGCCCGCCCTCGCCGACGAGGCCCGACTGCTGTTCGACACCCGGGGGCGGATCTTCCGGCCGGGGATCGAGGAGCTCTAG
- a CDS encoding glycosyltransferase family 4 protein, giving the protein MSRHVPRALSLAASVAWGELRQDPVRAALLGLRLLPTPVGDRLAGVERRLAARARTAGPTATGSGTARVPAPAGRTVAPVPGRVLHLVTNGLPFKHAGYTVRTQKLAEAQRADGLDPHVVTRVGFPVAQGVLDARPLQIVGGVPQHRLLPSRLPYGQDAVLARNAELAGRLVERLRPAVLHAATDHGNGRVALALREAYGLPVVYEVRGFLEESWLTQAPGRSPDDPTYRTRRALETYCMREADLVLTLGAAMRAEIVARGVPEDRVLIAPNAVDDDFLAPLPDGALLRARLGIAPDDLVVGTVSSLTPYEGIGTLLHTGAELRRRGVPVRLLIVGDGPERAALRALAVRLGLGDGGALFTGRVPHDQVRSYHAVLDVFTVPRTDERVCRLVTPLKPVEAMASGLPVVASDLAAMRELVEPGASGELIPSASPQAWAEVIEGLFYSQTRRIDMGINARSIVARARTWSRVAAMTRDAYRALGCRLPP; this is encoded by the coding sequence ATGTCACGTCATGTCCCCCGAGCTCTCAGTCTGGCTGCCTCCGTGGCATGGGGCGAGTTGCGCCAGGACCCCGTCCGGGCGGCGCTGCTCGGCCTGCGGCTGCTGCCGACCCCCGTCGGGGACCGCTTGGCGGGCGTCGAACGGCGGCTCGCCGCCCGCGCCCGCACCGCCGGCCCCACCGCCACTGGGTCCGGTACGGCGCGGGTGCCCGCCCCCGCCGGGCGGACCGTCGCTCCGGTGCCGGGCCGGGTACTCCATCTGGTCACCAACGGGCTGCCGTTCAAGCACGCCGGCTACACCGTGCGCACCCAGAAACTCGCCGAGGCCCAGCGGGCGGACGGACTCGATCCGCACGTGGTCACGCGCGTCGGCTTCCCGGTGGCGCAGGGCGTGCTGGACGCACGCCCGCTGCAGATCGTGGGCGGCGTACCGCAGCACCGACTGCTGCCGTCGCGGCTGCCGTACGGTCAGGATGCCGTGCTGGCCCGTAACGCCGAGCTGGCCGGGCGGCTGGTGGAGCGGCTGCGGCCCGCCGTCCTGCACGCGGCCACCGACCACGGCAACGGACGGGTCGCCCTCGCGCTGCGCGAGGCCTACGGGCTGCCCGTGGTCTACGAGGTGCGGGGCTTTCTGGAGGAGAGCTGGCTGACGCAGGCTCCGGGGCGCAGCCCGGACGACCCGACCTACCGCACGCGGCGCGCGCTCGAGACGTACTGCATGCGCGAGGCCGATCTGGTCCTGACGCTGGGTGCCGCGATGCGCGCCGAGATCGTGGCCCGTGGAGTGCCCGAGGACCGGGTCCTGATCGCGCCGAACGCGGTGGACGACGACTTCCTGGCCCCGCTGCCGGACGGGGCGCTGCTGCGCGCCCGCCTCGGCATCGCGCCGGACGACCTCGTCGTCGGCACCGTCAGCAGTCTTACTCCATATGAGGGAATCGGCACATTGCTCCATACGGGTGCCGAGCTGCGTCGCCGCGGCGTCCCCGTGCGGCTGCTGATCGTGGGCGACGGTCCGGAGCGGGCGGCGCTGCGGGCACTGGCCGTCCGGCTCGGTCTCGGAGACGGCGGCGCCCTGTTCACCGGACGGGTGCCACACGACCAAGTGCGGTCGTACCACGCGGTGTTGGACGTGTTCACGGTGCCGCGCACCGACGAGCGCGTGTGCCGACTGGTGACGCCGCTCAAGCCGGTCGAGGCGATGGCGAGCGGTCTGCCGGTGGTGGCCAGCGATCTCGCCGCGATGAGGGAGCTGGTCGAGCCCGGCGCAAGCGGTGAGCTCATTCCTTCCGCATCCCCACAAGCTTGGGCGGAAGTTATCGAAGGGCTGTTTTATTCTCAAACCCGGCGAATTGACATGGGGATCAACGCCCGCTCGATCGTCGCGCGGGCCCGTACCTGGAGCCGGGTCGCCGCCATGACCCGCGATGCCTATCGCGCGCTTGGATGCCGACTCCCGCCCTGA